The genomic region CCAGCTAGAACTAAATCAACTCCTTGATCTTTAATCCAAACCGGTAATAAACCAGGTTCATGAGGTGGAGGCGTAATCATTTCCTTACCCTTAATTTGCTTAGTTTCTTCATTTACATCTAACATAGCAAATTGCTCACAATGTCCAAAGTGCATGCATAAAAGTTCATTTGCAACTGGAATAGCTATTTTCATTTAAAATTCCCCCAATAATATTATTTATTTAGTAAATTTAAAGTTTCAGCAAATAATAACTTAATTTCAGAACTTATTTTAGCATCTGGAAAGCTAATTACAGGCTTTTTAGCTATTTGTGCTTTTACGACAGTTTCATCATAAGAAAGCTTAGTTAAAAAATTAAGATCATTATCTTTACAATACTTCATTATTTCATCAGACATTTCTTCATTTAAATCAAATTTATTAATTACCACAGCAGCATTAACATGGAAATGTTTGGTTAAGCCTATTACTCTTTCTAGGTCATGCTTTCCTGATAAAGTAGGTTCTACTACAATTAGTACCAAATCAGCACCTGTGATAGATGCAATAACAGGACACCCTATACCAGGAGAGCCATCAATAATTAATAAATCACGTTCATCTTTCCCGGCGATTTCTCTAGCCTTTGCTCTAATTAAACTAACTAATTTACCAGAGTTATCCTCTGCAATGCCAAGCCTAGCATGAACCATTGGGGCATATTCTGTATCAGAAATAAACCACTGACCAGATAAACTATCCTCTAATTTAATTGCCTTTTCAGGACAAATATAGGCACATGCCCCGC from Desulfonispora thiosulfatigenes DSM 11270 harbors:
- a CDS encoding NifB/NifX family molybdenum-iron cluster-binding protein, with translation MKIAIPVANELLCMHFGHCEQFAMLDVNEETKQIKGKEMITPPPHEPGLLPVWIKDQGVDLVLAGGMGKKAQELLAERGIKVVVGAPSGTPEEIALAYLNKELVTGQNACDH
- a CDS encoding ATP-binding protein, coding for MKELVVISGKGGTGKTSLASSLAALAKKHVMVDCDVDAADLHLVLKPNVLESHDYYGGKKAVINYDLCVKCGKCPEVCRFDAINENIEISSLACEGCGACAYICPEKAIKLEDSLSGQWFISDTEYAPMVHARLGIAEDNSGKLVSLIRAKAREIAGKDERDLLIIDGSPGIGCPVIASITGADLVLIVVEPTLSGKHDLERVIGLTKHFHVNAAVVINKFDLNEEMSDEIMKYCKDNDLNFLTKLSYDETVVKAQIAKKPVISFPDAKISSEIKLLFAETLNLLNK